AGGCGGCGAATGATGCGGATTTTTTCCGTGACTTCGGCATGGATGCGGGCCATTTCGCTGTTGCCAGCGGCGGCGACTATCGCCATATGGAAAGCTTCGTCATGCCAAGAGACCGCTTTGCCCTCTTCCAGGCGCGGAGAATCCACCCAGAAGTGCTGCAATTCATTCAGCAGTTCGCTGGCCCGGCCCGGCAGCAGAGAGCAGAGGCGGCGCACGGCCTCGCACTCCAGCACAATCCTCAAATCGTAAAGCTCTTCGAAGTAGCCGAAATCGAACTGGCGAACCTGCCAGCCGCTGCGAAACCAGACTTCGACATAGCCTTCCCGCTCCAGCCAGAACAGCGCCTGCCTGACTGGCGTGCGGCTGACCTCCATCCGCGTGGCCATTTCGCTCTCGCTGAAGCGGTCACCCGGCATCAGCCGGAAGTCGAAGATGTCGTTTTTAATGGTCTGGTAGACCTTTTCAGCCAGGGCTTCTGGCCTGGCCTTGCCGCGTCCGGACTGAACTTCCTGCATCCTGACTTCCTTATTCCAGCCACAACAGGGCATCACCAGGACTGACGGCGCGACCCGGCTGGCAGGCGATGCGTTTTACCCGCCCGGCCTGCGGCGCGTTGATCGCCAGTTCCATTTTCATCGCTTCCACAATGATCAGCGGCTGACCGGCCGTGACTTCATCGCCCGGCTCCACCAGCACTTTCCAGATGTTGCCGTTCAAATCCGCGCTGACCTGCAACGCCCCTTCCTCTTCTTCCTGCGGCAGCAGATTCTCATCGCTGGTCAGAGGGGCGCCTTCCTCTTCCTGCGCCCACAGCGCGACTTCAGCTTCAAACGAGGTCGCCTGCCTGGCCCGGAAGTCGGCGATAGAGTCGGCGTTTTCACTGAGGAACTGCGTGTGCTCCGCGAAATCAAACACCGTCTCTTCGATTTTGATGGTGGCGCGTCCCTCGCGGAAATCATCGCGCAGCAGGTCCAGCTCCGCTTCGCTGACCGGATAAAACCGGACCTGATCGAAGAAGTGCAGCAGCCACGGCTCACTGGCCGCGAACTGCGCGTTTTTCAGGAATTTATTCCAGATCGGCAACGTGCGGCCAACCAGCTGATAGCCGCCGGGGGAGTCCATGCCGTAAATACACATGTACATGCCGCCGATGCCTACCGTGCCCTCTGCGGTGAAGGTTCGGGCCGGGTTGTACTTGGAGCTCAGCAGGCGATGACGGGGATCGACAGGCACGGCACAAGGTGCGCCGAGATAGACGTCGCCCAGCCCCAGAATCAGGTAACTGGCGTCGAAAATCGTGTCGCGGACTGCTTCCCGAGTGTTCAGGCCGTTGATACGCTGGATAAAATCGACGTTGTTCGGCAGCCAGGGCGCGCTGGCCTTTACCGTCTCTTTATAGCGTTCCACGGCGCCAAGAGTGGCGCTGTCTTCAAAGGCCATCGGCATATGCACAATGCGCGAAGGCACTTTCATTTTGCTGACGTCGCCGAGGTTTTTCTCCAGATTCAGCAGCAGGTTCAGCAGTTGCTTCTGGCTGAGGATGCGGCTGTCATAACGGATCTGCAGCGAACGCACGCCCGGCGAAAGCTCCTCAATGCCTGGCTGGCCCACTTCGCGCAGGGCGGTCATCAGCAGGTGAACCCGCAGGCGCAGCGCCAGATCCAGCACGTTATCGCCGTACTCCATCAGGATGTAGTTGTCGCCCGCCTGACGGTACAGAGCCGCTGGCGTGAAGGCGGTGGCTTTGATGGCGGCCAGCACGGTCGCTGAGCCATGTTCCGTTTCTGCCAGAGAAGGGACCTGATAAGCGGGCAGCGGGATGGCGTGCAGCCTTTCCACGCCTTTCGCCTGGGCCTGCTCCAGAGCATGTGCCTCGTCAAAGCTGATGGGATGAAAACGAATGCGATCGCCAGGTTTAACCTGGCCTACTTTCCACAGCTCGGCTTTGGCGATGGT
This genomic window from Erwinia sp. E_sp_B01_1 contains:
- a CDS encoding GntR family transcriptional regulator — translated: MQEVQSGRGKARPEALAEKVYQTIKNDIFDFRLMPGDRFSESEMATRMEVSRTPVRQALFWLEREGYVEVWFRSGWQVRQFDFGYFEELYDLRIVLECEAVRRLCSLLPGRASELLNELQHFWVDSPRLEEGKAVSWHDEAFHMAIVAAAGNSEMARIHAEVTEKIRIIRRLDFTREDRIEATYNEHARILQAVLQQRTGEAQRILTDHISVSKAEVRKITLHMLQQARIQPDSPT